The Nerophis ophidion isolate RoL-2023_Sa linkage group LG05, RoL_Noph_v1.0, whole genome shotgun sequence genomic interval atgctgacagaggtctgtaatgttcatcataggtacacttcaactgtgagagacagaatgtgaaaaaaaatccaggaattcacattgtaggaattttaaagaatttatttgtcatttatggaggaaaataagtatttggtcaaccattcaaagctctcactgatggaaggaggttttggctccaaatctcacgatacatggccccattcattctttccttaacacggatcaatcgtcctgttcccttagcagaaaaacagccccaaagcatgatgtttccacccccatgcttcacagtaggtatggtgttcttgggatgcaactcagtattcttcttcctccaaacacgaccagttgagtttataccaaaaagttctattttggtttcatctgaccacatgacattctcccaatcctctgctgtatcatccatgtatccattttggtatcaactcaactcgtcatgtttggaggaagaagaatactgagttgcaacccacgcagtcacggggagaacatgcaaactctacacaaagatcccaaacccgggattgaactcaggactgctcaggaccttcgtgttgtgaggcacagAGTACTTTATTATAATCTCTGTTAGACATgtgaaaaaagaaatgttttcatAGTTTGACGGATCAACATGTTGTCCCTAATTATAAACATATCCATACTACATTCCAATTAAGATAGAATAAAATTAAATCTGCCAAAATATTTTTCCTCACATCAGTAGCAAGGAGCAActaagatgtccatccatccatccattttctaccgcttattccctttcggggttgcggggggcgctggcgcctatctcagctacaatcgggcagaaggcggggtacaccctggacaagttgccacctaacTAACACAATCTACGGCGGTCCCCAATCAAGTGTTCATGATGACTTCcgtaagaaaacattgaaaagaTTTTAGATTTAGGAATACAAAAAAGTTCAAGAGCAAATACTAGTCCTGATTGTCTGATTTTTTCTGGTTATAATTGGACACTTCGATGAGATTTTTATCTGGATCTCTAAAGTACAGAGAGGTGATTGTCCCCACTGCTCCAGTCCTCTCCACTGGACCCTCCTCTATCTGGACGCCACACACCTACAAACAAAACAGTTATACAGGGCGAGACAGTCGAATTAATACACCCACCGATCATTTAGCATTCAGGAACACGGCAGACCTAAATAACTTACCTTCAGGTGTGCAGCTACGGTCGTCAGAGGGGTTTTGGTGACGAGACACAGGTCAGCAGAGCCAGGCATGGGATTCTTGGCTTTAGGCTCAAATTCCTGCCCGAGTTGGTGAAGGTTAAACTTCTGCTTCCCAAAGCCCAGAGCCTTCCGGTTACCCTTAGTCGGTGTAGCAGAGATGGCATTTGTGAGTGAAGAGAACTGTCCCAAGGCGATTCAAGCAGAACTGCTACTCTATCAGCAATGTGCAATCAGAttctgccatctggtggacattCTTTCAAATCAGAGAACCAGCACATCCTCACCTGAGTCATGCTCTAAGAAATGTTTTCATGATGCGCAGAATAAATCCACACTCATGTTAGTACAAATGTAAACTAGCTCCTTATGTTTCTACTTGTTTAAAGTGTGCAGAATGGcattgtttttaaacacatttgaaTTAAAACAAGCAAGCCTTAGCGTGTCTCTCTGTATTTCATTCAAAACAATGCAGTCCAACTACAGTCCTTTGGGTGGTTATAATGTCTGCAAAGTTTATGTTACAAAGCAGGCAAACATTCCACCTTATAGATTTACCTGTGGACATGCAGATGGAGAACGCACAAACTCAATATTCAAACAGTTAaaagtggtcaccaacctttccaAGCTCAGGATCCCTGGTCTAAGCCAAAAACCAAAGCAAGATCTACCCTACGTCAATTATTCTtatctttttttaaagaaaagggTTTGCGTTACTGTTGGCTGATGTGGAAATGTGGGTCGGAGCTGCTTGGTTGGTAGGGCgcccgtaccagcaacttgaggttttcaggttcgattcccgcatccgccatcttAGTTATTgctgttgtgtccatgggcaacaCACTGtacccacctcctcccagtgctactcaaacagttttaaatatgtagaccaggggtcagcaacctttttgaaaccaagatctacttcttgggtactgattaatgcgaagggctaccagtttgatgcacacttgaataaattgccagaaatagcccatccatcttcttccgcttatccgaggtcgggtcgcgggggcagcagcctaagcagggaagcccagacttccctctccccagccacttcgtctagctcttcccgggggatcccgaggcgttcccaggccagccgggagacatagtcttcccaacgtgtcctgggtcttccccgtggcctcctaccggttggacgtgccctaaacacctccctagggaggcgttcgggtggcatcctgaccagatgcccgaaccacctcatctggctcctctccatgtggaggagcagcggctttactttgagttcctcccggatggcagagcttctcaccctatctctaagggagagacctgccacacggcggaggaaactcatttgggccgcttgtacccgtgatcttatcctttcggtcatgacccaaagctcatgaccataggtgaggatgggaacgtagatcgaccggtaaattgagagctttgccttccggctcagctccttcttcaccacaacggatcgatccaacgtccgcattactgaagacgccgcaccgtcaTGTACAAAGCACATACAAAATTTATACCAAAACAAAATAATTGTTCAAAGTGAAAGTAATTATAGTCCAAAAGGAACTCACAAAGATATTTAATAAATTGAGATTTAGAACAGTGAATATGGAAAGAAGCATTTCCATCAGAGGAGTACAGACTTGATAGTGGAACAAAACAATGTAAATCTCTTTCtgtatttaaataaatgtcaaaTTCACGATGATGAAAAGATATGATTGAGTAAATTATTGTTTTCATGTTTGTTTATCAAATAAACACTGCATTAAAAAATGACTTGAAGAACAAATGTAACTTTTTGAATAGGGGGGCCGACTTTCTAAATTGATATGTACTTCTTTTACTTCTTTTCATTTGTGATTTATTTTAAAactatgttgattttttttttttacctttaatgaataaaatGCAATGCAAGAAGtttaaaaagtgaaaataagttaaATTAGCACAAACATCTCATTATGTTTCCCCTGTGCAACATTAAGTTGGATATTGTTTGTACTAATGCTTCCATAATTTGTATATGTACTTTCTATCAAGGAGACACTCGTGTTTTTGTCTTACAAAACAGCAATTAAGCTCCTAATGCATTTCTCCAATTGCTGTGAAAGTGCACTCTACAGTCGAGAGCAGGACAGCAAGTCTATCTTTTAACATCATGACTGCTGCTTTATACGTGCCTTTAAACGTTTTCTCAAAAGGATTTCAGAGGAACGGTTTATATTTTGCAAAAGTACAACTTCAGTGTACTGCTGTGTGTTTTTATAAAGCATGTTTATGGTTTGGCAATGGAGCATTTTGCTTCTGCAATCTTTTTTAAATCCATTAGTAGTTTTGGGTAGAAacctgtctttttttatttttctttgcttGCTATGTGGTAAGATAGGAGGGTAAAAGTAAAGAGTCATTAATTGCGTCATGTTGGGCATAGCTCCACTGTAGTGCTATCCACAGCTGCTTTGGCCTTTTTGGAATTTGCCCTGCCATAATAACACAATTGTGTAACAATTACAAACTCAGAGAAAGCATAAATACAGTGTTTAAAGTATGGACCATTTTTTTCagacataaggcgcactgtttgATGatcgggtctattttcatacataaggtgcattaaagaggTCCTATTATGATTCATTTTTCCaacgagtgtgaagtgaccggaatgagaatcagcacctccaagtccgagtccatggttctcgtccgggttggggaggagaccctgccccaagtggaggagttcaagtacctaggagtcttgttcacgagtgagggaagagtggaccgtgagatcgacaggcggatcggtgcggcgtcttcagtaatgcggacgttgtaccgatccgttgtggtgaagaaggagctgagccggaaggcaaagctctcaatttaccagtcgatctacgttcccatcctcacctatggtcatgagctttgggacatgaccgaaaggataagatcacgggtacaagcggcccaaatgagtttggggctctcccttagagatagggtgagaagctctgccatccgggaggaactcaaagtaaagccgctgctcctccacatcgagaggagccagatgaggtggttcgggcatctggtcaggatgccacccgaacgcctccctagggaggtgtttagggcacgtccaaccggtaggaggccacggggaagacccaggacacgttgggaagactatgtctcccggctggcctgggaacgcctcgggatccctcgggaagagctagacgaagtggctggggagagggaagtctgggtttccctgcttaggctgttgcccccgcgacccgacctcggataagcgtaagaagatggttggatggattttccaacatttaaaacacttccttgtggtcgacaTAGCATGTAATGGCGGGTATTTGGTATTCACACTTCAACTACGTCTTCTTCTTTGTTGAAGTTTTCGCTTCCAAAGCCagttcagtggcctagtggttagagtgtctgccctgaaatcggtaggttgtgagttcaaaccctctcacctcccagggggtgaacaaggggatgggtcaaatgcagaggacaaatttcaccacacctagtgtgtgagtgacaatcattggtacgttaACCTTACTGACATGTATAAGTGAGAACTATACACTGCTTGGTCCTAGAAAtgtcaacagcggaggatgaaaaCTTGAGGCTATAACtgctgccaaaagtgcatcaacaaagtattgagcaaagggacTTAATATTtacaattgtatttttaataCCTGTGTAAACATTTCTACAAttctgtttttttctgtcaagatggggTGAGTGTAAATACAGTGGGAAatacaattatgttttttttttagcaaatggctgcaatTAAAAAGAGTAGAACATTTAAATGGGTCTGAAACATTTCCATAACCACCTTACATACAGTATAGCAGtagttctcagccttttttcagtgatgtaccccctgtgaacatgtttttaattcaagtaccccctaaacagagcaaagcatttttggctgaaaaaaagagataaagaagtaaaatacagcactatgtcatcagtttctgatttattaaattgtttaacaatgcaaaatattgctcatttgtagaggtcttcctgaactatttggaaaaaaagatataaaaaaaactaaaaacttgttgaaaaataaacaagtgatttaattataaataaagatttctacacatagaagtaatcatcaacttaaagtgtcctctttggggattgtaatagagatccatctggattcatcaacttcatttcaaacatccatccatccatccatccatcttcttccgcttatccgaggtcgggtcgcgggggcagcagcctaagcagggaaacccagacttccctctccccagccacttcgtctagctcttcccgggggatcccgaggcgttcccaggccagccgggagacatagtcttcccaacgtgtcctgggtcttccccgtggcctcctaccggttggacgtgccctaaacacctccctagggaggcattcgggtggcatcctgaccagatgcccgaaccaactcatctggctcctctcgatgtggaggagcagcggctttactttgagcttctcaccctatctctaagggagagacccgccacacggcggagaactcatttgggccgcttgtacccgtgatcttatcctttcggtcatgacccaaagctcatgaccataggtgaggatgggaacgtagatcgaccggtaaattgagagctttgccttccggctcagctccttcttcaccacaagggatcgatacaacgtccgcattactgaagacgccgcaccgatccgcctgtcgatctcacgatccactcttcccccactcgtgaacaagactcctaggtacttgaactcctccacttcaaacaattcttcacaaaaaataaatcttttacgtcaatatttatggaatatgtccacaaaaaatctagctgtcaacactaaatttttcattgttgtattttttttcacagtttaagaacttacattcatattttgttaaagtgttattcaataaatatatttataaaggatttttgaattgttgctatttttagaatatttaaaaaaaatctctcgtactccttggcataccttcaagtacccccatttgagaatcactgcagtATAGTGTATAGCAGTGGTCTTCAACATTTTTCAGGCCAAGGCCCTTAAACAGATGAAGAAGGGACTCTCTACTTTAGTGGTGTGGAAAATGTGGCCAGGGAGCCATttggccatttgcggcacacagcatccatccattttctatcacttggggtcgctggagcatatcccagctgcactcatattcacacactagggtaaatgtagtgttgccaaacaGCATGTTGTTGAAATAAAATCTAACCACAAAACAGTAAATATGTTAGCAAACAGAATAAGAATCTTAAATGTTGGTACTATTAACCTGCTTTGTAATATACAACACATACCTGACACAAACTTTGGTctttaaatgtttgttttccagttttttctttttaaaataaaacatatataaaatggaGAGTTTTCAGTatcccttggtggaaaaagtttggaccacTTATACAATCTATTTATGcatcctatataaatatatatggatggatataaacagttttttatatttttatcaaaataGTTCTAAATATACCATTATTGTGCAATACAAAGATAAGTCAATAATACAGTACATTGCCTATAGTAGCTAGCttttttaataaactttttttttgcacacatAGTAGAAGTAAAATTCTAATGTTgattatgtacatttatttactAACATGTCAGTTACGAAAAGCAGAAAAATTGTTGTTTAGTGCAACTATTTTCCATAAAATACGCATTAAGGCTATAAGGTGAGTGATATAGCTCAATGAttaaaataattgatagctgaACGAAAAAGATGAATAGACAATATTATATTCATGTTTTTCTTTCAAACCCGCAAGGTACTAAGAGTTGGGTGACAATGCCACTGCTatttctcatacttgccaaccctcccgattttcccgggaggctcccgaatttcagtgcccctcccgaaaatcttccggggaaaccattcttccgatttccccccggacaacaatattgggggcgtgccttaaaggaattgcctttagcgtcctctctcacctgaaaatgagactattatatatatatgtctccgttatccataggtttatctataacccatttagtaggcaggcacggagctatttttcACCGTGTGTTTATtctagccggcacgttaatacactggcacacaacatccggattcccatcatgcattgcttcaaaactgtggcaagtagtaatgtccaaaaacataacacgGACATAGCGGAAGAACGAaggagacatggcgacgacgagtaaggagaagtacgcttgcaagttccaaaaggattggaaaaaattatttcagttcatccaggacagctggaaggggaagggctatgctgcctgcaaattttgtagatctgaCTTCTCCATGGAACagggtggccgaacggatatactcattcatgaacggatcatttatttatatatatatatatatatatatatatgtgtgtgtgtgtgtgggggggaaaaatcaccggactacttcatctctacagaactgtttcatgaggggttccctcaatcatcaggagatgatgaaATGATGAtgcaatctcctgatgattgagggaacccctcatgaaacagttctgtagagataaagtagtctggttatttttcccacacatacatattgcaccttaccacggtatcgagcactattctctggataatccaatcaagacatacatatatatatatatatatatatatatatatgtgaatgcttccattaaaatctcctgatgattgagggaacccctc includes:
- the glod5 gene encoding glyoxalase domain-containing protein 5; translation: MSLRKAASRLWSVRKITLQTSVFQTGVRLKTTCPVEVSHVDHLVLTVKSVSETIDFYTSTLGMEVVTFKGNRKALGFGKQKFNLHQLGQEFEPKAKNPMPGSADLCLVTKTPLTTVAAHLKVCGVQIEEGPVERTGAVGTITSLYFRDPDKNLIEVSNYNQKKSDNQD